The Streptomyces sp. V3I7 genome segment CGAGTTCCCTCAACCGCACCGCGAGCCTGGCCAGCGGCTCGACGTCCCCGCGCGACCCATACGTAGACAACAGCACACGCACTTCGCGACTCCCCCCATGTCCACCGGTTTCTGGCTGCGACCGTCGATTGTGCACGACGACCGGGCCCTTGCCGCAAGGCCCCCCATGCGCTATACCTTGAGAGTGGCAAGGAGCGGCTGAGCTCCTTGCCTTCGTTGTTTTTGAGGGCTGTTGGTTTTGAGGGCTCGCAGGAGGCTCAGCTCAGTCGAGACAGAATTCGTTGCCCTCGACGTCCTGCATCACGATGCACGAATCGTTGCCGTCGTACAGGAGTCGCACGCGTACCGCGCCGAGCGGGATCAGCCGTGCGCACTCGGCTTCGAGCGCCGCGAGGCGCTCTTCACCCACGAGCCCGGTGCCGACCCGCACGTCGAGATGCACCCGGTTCTTGACGACCTTGCCTTCGGGAACGCGCTGAAAGAACAGTCGCGGGCCCACACCTGAGGGATCACTGCATGCGAACCATGAGCCCTGTTCCTCAGGAGACCGGGAGCGGTCGAAATCGTCCCACGTGGCGAACCCCTTCGGTGGCGGCGATACGACGTACCCGAGCACCTCGCACCAAAAGCGAGCGACGCGCTCGGGTTCCGCGCAGTCGAAGGTGACTTGGAACTGCTTGATCGATGACATCGGCGCACCATAACAGGGGGCTCCGCCGGTCATCTCCCGGTAGGAACCCGCCTGTTGACGACCACCGGTGGGCGCTGTGTCCGCCTCACTACGCGCCGGGAGCGCGGAAAGTGACGTCCCGGCGCGCGGCCTCGTCGATCTCCTCGACGGTGAGGAGCGGGGTGGCGCGGGTGTGGAGGGCGCCGCTGGCCTTGACCTTGAGGCTGACGGCCGCCATCGAGAGCGTGTCGGGGAAGTCGACGATGAGCACGACGTCGTCGGCCCCGAAGGCGAAGTACATGGTCTCGACCGTCCCGCCGAGCCCGCTGACGAGCTGCTCGACCGCGGCCCGGCGCCCGCTGCCGCCCTCCCCCAGCAGCCCCCTCGTGCCCTCGGTCGTGTAGGTGGCCTGGATCAGGAACTTCGGCATAGGGCTGCTCCCTGCCCGTCGTTTTCCGGTGTTCTGAGTGCCCTTCCCGGCCCGGGTGACCTGCCTCGCGCCGCACCGTCGGATTCACTCGTTGGAACCCGGGCCCCTCCTGATCGGGCGGGGGTTATTTGTGGGCTGGGTGAGTGAACTGGGTTGCCCTGCCCGAGAGTTGGGGGTTCACGCACGGTAGCCCTGGGGCGAGCCCGCAGCGAAGCGGGAGACGTATGCGTAGGAGGTCGAAGGTGCGAGGAATTCTGGTGTCCCTGGTCGCGGCGGGAGCGGTGCTGAGTTCCGCCGGAGCGGCTCCGGCGGCCGAGCGGGCGGCGGACGGAGACGTGGTGATCTTCTCCACGGAGGTGCAGCCGCTGGACGTGATCCACGATCCGGCGGGGTGCAAGACGCTGCCCCTCGCCGCACACGTCCTGGCGAACCGGACGGACGGGCCGGTGAAGGTGTACGGCAACCCGTTCTGCGTCGGACCCGCGTTGACGGTACAGCCGGGGTACGGAACGCACGTGCCGGGCGGCGCGGGGTCGTTCTCGTCGTAGCACCGGCGCCCTCCGGGCTCGGGCGCGGGCCCGGGCCGGCACTCCGCTCTCGCTCATCGGCACGTATCAGCCACGCCACGCGAACGGGCGGCGCCGGGTGGCCGGCGCCCGGGGGCGGTGGGTGAATGGTCGCGGAGTCCGGGTGCGGGCCCTCCTTCCGCGGTTTCCGCAGTGCAGACGGGGAGTGAATCGAGATGGCTGCCGACATGCCCGTCACGCCGGTGCTGGAGCAGGCCGCGGCGGACTTCGCCGCCGCTACCGCGAACCCGCCCTACCTGTTCGATCTGGGGCCCGTCGAGGGGCGCGACACGGTCAACGAGGTGCAGGCCGGTGAGGTCCACAAGCCCGCGGTGGACGAGGAGTGGGTCACCGTTCAGGGCGGCCCAATCGGGACGGTCCAGGCCCGTGTCGTCCGGCCGCCCGGCGCCGTCGGTCCGCTGCCGGTGATCATCTACATCCACGGCGCGGGCTGGGTGTTCGGCAACGCCCACACGCACGACCGCCTGGTGCGCGAGCTGGCCGTCGGCACGGGCGCGGCGGTCGTGTTCCCGGAGTACGACCTCTCCCCCGAGGCGCGCTACCCGGTCGCGATCGAGCAGAACTACGCCGTGGCCCGCTGGGTCGTGAGCGACGGTGCCGCGGGCGATCTGGACCCCACCCGTATCGCGGTCGCCGGCGACTCCGTCGGCGGCAACATGAGCATCGCGCTGACCCTCATGGCCAAGGAACGCGGCGACGTCCCGATCATCCAGCAGGTGCTCTTCTACCCGGTCACGGACGCGAACTTCGACACCGGCTCCTACGAGCAGTTCGCCACGGGCTACTTCCTGCGCCGCGACGCCATGCGGTGGTTCTGGGACCAGTACACCGACGACCCCGCGCAGCGTGCCGAGATCACCGCCTCGCCGCTGCGGGCCACGCCCGAGCAGCTGGCCGGCCTGCCTCCGGCGCTCGTCATCACCGCCGAGGCCGACGTCCTGCGGGACGAGGGCGAGGCCTACGCGAGCAAGCTCCGCGAGGCGGGCGTACCCGTCACGGCGGTCCGCTACGAGGGCATCATCCACGACTTCGTCATGCTCAACGCGCTGCGCGGCACGCACGCCGCCGAAGGCGCCATCAACCAGGCGATCGAGGTCCTGCGCACGGCGCTCGGTACCGCGTGAGGTTCGGGGTCGGCCTGTCGGGGCGGAACAGCACCTCAGGCATGCAGCACCGCGTCCGCCCGCCGTTCCAGGTGACTCAGCAACTCACCTAGCAGGGCGGCGAGTTCGGCTTGGCTCTTCGGGGTGAGGGCGGAGAGGACGGCTCTTTCGAAGGCGAGCTGCTCGGGCATCAGGGTGTCGACGAGTCCGCGGCCCGCGTCGGTCAGGCGGACGTGGGCCACGCGCCGGTCGCGTGCGTCGCCGTGGCGTTCGACCAGGCCGCGCTCGGTCAGGTGCTTCACGCGCTTGGTGACGGCGGCTCCGGAGGAGAAGGTCTCCCGTGCCAGCTCGCTCGGGGTCAGTTCGCGGCCGGTGCGGCGCAGCGCGCCGAGGAGGTCGAACTCGGGACGGCTGAGATCGGCACGGTGCAGCGGGGCGTCCTCGGCCTGCTGGAGGAGGGCGGCGCAACGGTTGATCCGGCCGACGATCTCCAGGGGGACGGTGTCCAGCTCGGGGTGCACGGTGTGCCACTGGCGCACGACCGCGGCGACGGTGTCCTCGCTCGCCCCGTCCCCCTCACCGGCCGCCCCCCGGTGGTTCCTCGCCGTCATGGCCGTACGCCCTCCGTT includes the following:
- a CDS encoding VOC family protein, translated to MSSIKQFQVTFDCAEPERVARFWCEVLGYVVSPPPKGFATWDDFDRSRSPEEQGSWFACSDPSGVGPRLFFQRVPEGKVVKNRVHLDVRVGTGLVGEERLAALEAECARLIPLGAVRVRLLYDGNDSCIVMQDVEGNEFCLD
- a CDS encoding GYD domain-containing protein; translated protein: MPKFLIQATYTTEGTRGLLGEGGSGRRAAVEQLVSGLGGTVETMYFAFGADDVVLIVDFPDTLSMAAVSLKVKASGALHTRATPLLTVEEIDEAARRDVTFRAPGA
- a CDS encoding alpha/beta hydrolase; translation: MAADMPVTPVLEQAAADFAAATANPPYLFDLGPVEGRDTVNEVQAGEVHKPAVDEEWVTVQGGPIGTVQARVVRPPGAVGPLPVIIYIHGAGWVFGNAHTHDRLVRELAVGTGAAVVFPEYDLSPEARYPVAIEQNYAVARWVVSDGAAGDLDPTRIAVAGDSVGGNMSIALTLMAKERGDVPIIQQVLFYPVTDANFDTGSYEQFATGYFLRRDAMRWFWDQYTDDPAQRAEITASPLRATPEQLAGLPPALVITAEADVLRDEGEAYASKLREAGVPVTAVRYEGIIHDFVMLNALRGTHAAEGAINQAIEVLRTALGTA
- a CDS encoding MarR family winged helix-turn-helix transcriptional regulator — its product is MTARNHRGAAGEGDGASEDTVAAVVRQWHTVHPELDTVPLEIVGRINRCAALLQQAEDAPLHRADLSRPEFDLLGALRRTGRELTPSELARETFSSGAAVTKRVKHLTERGLVERHGDARDRRVAHVRLTDAGRGLVDTLMPEQLAFERAVLSALTPKSQAELAALLGELLSHLERRADAVLHA